From one Azospirillum sp. TSH100 genomic stretch:
- a CDS encoding glycosyltransferase, with protein sequence MLVSALPHFRAAGYETHVLSTGVDRGGFAPALERAGCVVHHIPFDRRLAFAHRFHRLVAAVKPHVTHVHCERAAPLYAGLAAPSARVIRTIHACFDFTGTLRLRKGGERWLCRRVFGVIHAAPSPSVRDNERHRFMNDTALCPNWYDDSRFFPPTDAERHAARRDLGFAPDDFVVASVGNHEPVKNYHRALQAIRQLPPERRVRFLHVGRPIDPSTGESLPQLAAGLDLSDQARFVGQSDEVPRYLHAADIHMMPSMREGFGMAAVEAMASGLPQILADVPGLADFKGIAPGVVHASPTVNGLAAALAAMSAISDAERRQAGLAIAVAARSRFSTATGVARYVQLYGSSNSC encoded by the coding sequence ATGCTGGTCTCCGCGCTTCCGCATTTCCGTGCCGCCGGCTATGAAACCCATGTCTTGTCCACCGGGGTCGATCGCGGCGGATTCGCACCGGCCCTGGAGCGGGCCGGATGTGTCGTTCATCACATTCCCTTCGACAGAAGGCTGGCCTTTGCCCATCGTTTCCATCGTCTCGTGGCAGCGGTGAAGCCGCATGTCACCCATGTTCATTGCGAACGGGCAGCGCCACTCTATGCGGGCTTGGCGGCGCCCTCGGCCAGGGTGATCCGCACGATCCATGCCTGCTTCGATTTCACCGGGACGCTGCGTCTGCGAAAAGGGGGCGAGCGCTGGCTCTGTCGGCGCGTTTTCGGTGTGATTCATGCCGCTCCCAGCCCATCGGTGCGCGATAATGAACGCCACCGCTTCATGAACGACACGGCCCTCTGTCCCAACTGGTACGACGACTCCCGATTCTTCCCGCCGACGGATGCCGAACGCCATGCCGCCCGGCGCGATCTTGGCTTTGCGCCTGATGATTTCGTGGTGGCGAGCGTTGGCAATCATGAGCCGGTCAAGAATTATCACCGTGCTCTCCAGGCGATCCGACAGCTTCCACCGGAGCGGAGAGTGCGTTTCCTGCATGTTGGCCGGCCCATCGATCCGTCCACCGGGGAGTCCCTCCCGCAGCTGGCCGCCGGATTGGACCTGTCTGACCAGGCCCGCTTTGTCGGCCAGTCCGACGAGGTGCCCCGGTATCTCCATGCCGCCGACATTCATATGATGCCGTCGATGCGGGAGGGATTCGGCATGGCGGCGGTGGAAGCCATGGCGAGCGGTCTGCCGCAGATCCTGGCCGATGTTCCCGGTCTGGCCGACTTCAAGGGAATCGCTCCCGGCGTGGTCCACGCGTCGCCGACCGTGAATGGGTTGGCTGCAGCGCTTGCGGCGATGTCGGCGATTTCCGACGCCGAACGCCGACAGGCAGGCTTGGCAATCGCCGTGGCGGCACGCAGCCGGTTTTCGACCGCTACCGGAGTGGCGCGATATGTCCAGCTTTACGGATCTTCAAATTCGTGTTGA